From Candidatus Tisiphia endosymbiont of Melanophora roralis, a single genomic window includes:
- the dnaX gene encoding DNA polymerase III subunit gamma/tau — MVTKTTDQYINFARKYRPTNFSELYGQEVLTKILSYTILKNRISQGYLLTGIRGVGKTTSARIIAKTINCTNLIVEGDSIKPCESCQNCSSFNKNNHPDIIEIDAASKTSVDDIRKIIESSEYKPLIARYSIFIIDEVHMLSKGAFNALLKILEEPPAHVIFIFATTEPQKIPLTVISRCQRYDLRRLTFDEIFQLLQFIAKKEQLNVEIEAMRIIASRSDGSARDAVSVLDQATSLAAGYLITPEIVYQILGLVDTASIIKFFEYIIQKDAAKSIDLVNNLYMSSANLETFVALVADFTAYLNKIKILYSNDLENGDNKQGVSELGVHEVREYANTPQVFAKTNSSKQNSIPNYQNPIYVSFNDNVTNILTKITLPQLSIIWQIYSKGIIEMRTSHNQLIEAEMLVIKSIYSQMLPSLEELAEYNDGEQLEQPVLQQSTQNYQITALLIDFLEFLHLHNEMEVYYRLLNQVELKSFVLQTIEIAGSDLNTKIKEQIANLLFAWSGKTWNVIITKQLKIITLKEQLLNKVKSSQDWKILTQHFPNVTISDILLEN; from the coding sequence ATAGTGACAAAAACAACTGACCAATATATTAATTTTGCTAGAAAATATCGCCCTACTAATTTCTCTGAGCTATACGGACAAGAAGTTTTAACAAAGATTTTAAGCTATACTATTCTAAAAAATCGTATATCTCAAGGTTATCTTCTTACTGGTATTAGGGGTGTTGGCAAAACTACTTCAGCACGTATTATCGCTAAAACTATTAATTGTACCAATCTGATAGTTGAAGGTGATAGTATTAAACCTTGTGAGAGTTGTCAGAATTGTAGCAGTTTTAATAAAAATAACCATCCCGATATAATTGAAATTGATGCTGCTAGCAAGACAAGTGTTGATGATATCCGTAAAATAATAGAAAGTAGTGAATATAAGCCGCTAATCGCTAGGTACAGTATCTTCATAATTGATGAAGTTCATATGCTATCTAAAGGTGCATTCAACGCTCTACTTAAAATCCTTGAAGAACCACCAGCACATGTAATATTTATATTTGCTACTACTGAACCACAAAAAATTCCATTAACCGTAATTTCTAGATGTCAGCGATATGATTTAAGGAGGCTAACATTTGATGAAATTTTTCAATTGCTTCAGTTCATCGCTAAAAAAGAACAGTTAAACGTTGAGATAGAGGCTATGAGAATAATTGCGTCTAGATCCGATGGTTCAGCTAGAGATGCAGTTTCAGTACTAGACCAAGCAACTAGTTTGGCAGCAGGATATTTGATCACTCCTGAAATCGTTTATCAAATACTTGGTTTAGTGGATACAGCTAGTATAATTAAGTTTTTTGAATATATTATTCAAAAAGATGCTGCTAAATCGATTGATTTAGTAAACAATCTCTATATGTCTTCAGCAAATTTAGAAACTTTTGTAGCATTAGTTGCTGATTTTACTGCCTATCTTAATAAAATAAAGATATTATACTCAAATGATTTGGAGAATGGGGACAATAAACAAGGGGTGAGCGAACTAGGCGTACATGAAGTACGTGAGTACGCGAATACCCCGCAAGTATTTGCAAAAACCAATTCTTCAAAGCAGAATAGTATACCTAATTATCAAAATCCTATATATGTATCTTTTAATGATAATGTTACAAATATTTTAACAAAAATTACTCTTCCTCAATTATCTATTATTTGGCAAATATATAGTAAAGGAATTATAGAGATGAGAACTTCACATAATCAATTGATAGAAGCTGAAATGCTGGTGATAAAATCTATTTACTCCCAGATGTTGCCATCGCTAGAAGAATTAGCGGAATATAATGATGGGGAACAACTAGAACAGCCGGTATTACAACAATCAACTCAGAATTATCAAATTACCGCTCTTCTTATCGATTTTCTTGAGTTTTTACATTTGCATAATGAGATGGAAGTTTATTACAGATTACTAAACCAAGTGGAGTTAAAATCTTTTGTTCTTCAAACTATAGAAATTGCTGGAAGCGATCTCAATACAAAAATAAAAGAACAAATTGCTAATTTATTATTTGCTTGGTCAGGGAAAACTTGGAATGTTATCATTACAAAACAGTTAAAAATAATCACTCTTAAAGAACAATTGCTAAATAAAGTAAAATCAAGTCAAGATTGGAAAATTTTAACACAACACTTTCCAAATGTTACAATTTCAGATATTTTGTTAGAAAATTAA
- a CDS encoding outer-membrane lipoprotein carrier protein LolA — protein MSWLCKGIIVIYWFLTIAYAEIDLLHNSTSTGNLGIGTRLESSRTLEYATILRSDPPTNSLVEANSARALILENKPLDNKATDQLKIYLREIKSMAVDFSQEDSAGNKAEGKLLINKPSKFRCNYYPPFPLVVIGNANYVSVYDYDMKHVSRIKAEENVFNFLLEDSIDFDKYFKIESVIDQDNMFKITIYHTLSERHSQITFDKKTKQIKKLEILEDENVITIIFNHIAKVQKFDDDLFKLKNPDIFRTPSRLTKSDIEKKYNLAT, from the coding sequence ATGAGCTGGCTTTGTAAAGGTATTATTGTCATTTATTGGTTTCTAACCATAGCCTATGCTGAAATAGACCTCTTGCATAACTCTACTTCTACTGGTAATTTGGGCATCGGGACTAGACTCGAATCCTCACGTACACTAGAGTACGCTACGATTCTGCGTTCCGATCCTCCTACAAATTCCCTAGTAGAAGCGAATTCTGCTAGAGCTCTAATATTAGAGAATAAACCTCTTGATAACAAAGCTACTGATCAACTCAAAATATATTTACGTGAAATAAAATCCATGGCTGTGGACTTTAGCCAAGAGGATTCAGCAGGGAATAAAGCTGAAGGTAAGTTATTAATAAATAAGCCTTCTAAGTTTCGATGTAATTATTACCCACCATTCCCTTTGGTGGTTATTGGTAATGCTAATTATGTTTCTGTGTATGACTATGATATGAAACATGTAAGTCGTATTAAGGCAGAAGAGAATGTATTTAATTTTTTATTAGAAGATAGTATAGATTTTGATAAATATTTCAAAATTGAGTCAGTAATAGATCAAGATAATATGTTTAAAATTACTATTTACCATACTTTATCAGAACGACATAGTCAGATTACCTTTGATAAAAAAACTAAACAAATAAAAAAGCTAGAAATACTTGAAGATGAAAATGTTATTACCATAATATTTAATCATATTGCAAAAGTACAAAAATTTGATGATGATTTATTTAAGCTTAAGAATCCAGACATATTCAGAACACCAAGTAGACTGACAAAAAGCGATATAGAAAAAAAATACAATTTAGCTACTTAA
- a CDS encoding YbaB/EbfC family nucleoid-associated protein: MTNFNQFLKQAQSMQKKMQAMQEKMANAEYFGKAGGGLVNITVSGRGEVRKVSIDSSLLKETEKELLEDLIVAAFNDAKSKVDEDSQNSMSDALGNIGLPPGLKMPF, from the coding sequence ATGACAAATTTTAATCAATTTTTAAAACAAGCTCAGTCAATGCAGAAAAAAATGCAAGCAATGCAGGAAAAAATGGCAAATGCTGAATATTTTGGGAAAGCAGGTGGTGGGTTAGTAAATATTACCGTTAGTGGTCGTGGTGAGGTTCGAAAGGTCTCCATTGATTCCTCTTTGCTTAAAGAGACAGAGAAGGAATTATTGGAAGATTTAATTGTTGCTGCTTTCAACGATGCTAAAAGCAAGGTCGATGAAGATTCACAAAACTCTATGTCTGATGCTTTAGGTAATATTGGTTTGCCACCTGGACTAAAGATGCCATTTTAA
- a CDS encoding MFS transporter — translation MNKRKLVFASGVANAFEWYDYALFGYFAPVIGAKFFPGSSPSSSLLHAFLVFAIGYLMRPIGGVFFGVLGDRFGRKTALSTSIFCMSLPTALIGILPTYDNIGVTATILMILLRMLQGLSMGGVLTGSIAFAIEHTGKVHRGFTGSIPMSSICIGILFGSVISQLIQSLLSAQQFNDWGWRIPFLLGIFILFAGLYIKKYTSETPSFQSIKEDGGILKSPLKEVISVYWIDMLISIFINSTGSVIFYLQATYLMSFLRINRGFTDDQVSNLANYCYIIMAIVTLCSGYLSDVIGRKKIFVINLLVIILVIPFLMNVIETGEFCFIIISQIVLSILAACYIGPEPALQAEFYPTNIRNTALSLSYNTATSIFGGTTPLILEYLVQKTGTITSSIYYVIACAISSLIALCFYKDRSRG, via the coding sequence ATGAATAAACGTAAGTTGGTTTTTGCAAGCGGTGTAGCAAATGCATTTGAGTGGTATGATTATGCACTATTTGGTTACTTTGCTCCTGTAATAGGGGCAAAGTTCTTTCCTGGATCAAGTCCTAGCTCGTCTTTATTGCACGCTTTTTTGGTATTTGCTATCGGTTATTTAATGAGACCAATAGGTGGGGTATTTTTTGGGGTACTGGGAGATCGTTTTGGTAGAAAGACTGCTCTAAGTACATCTATATTTTGTATGTCTCTGCCAACGGCACTAATTGGCATATTACCAACTTATGACAATATAGGTGTTACCGCTACTATATTAATGATTCTACTTCGGATGCTGCAAGGTTTATCAATGGGCGGAGTACTTACTGGCTCAATTGCATTTGCTATTGAACATACAGGTAAGGTGCATCGTGGCTTTACTGGTAGTATACCAATGTCCAGTATTTGTATTGGCATATTATTTGGATCAGTCATTTCACAGCTTATACAAAGCCTTTTATCAGCACAACAATTTAATGATTGGGGGTGGAGAATACCATTTTTATTAGGAATTTTTATTTTATTTGCTGGACTTTATATAAAAAAATATACCAGTGAAACCCCTAGTTTTCAAAGTATAAAAGAAGATGGTGGGATTTTAAAATCTCCTCTGAAAGAAGTTATCTCTGTATATTGGATTGATATGTTAATATCAATCTTCATCAATTCTACAGGTTCAGTAATATTCTATCTACAAGCTACTTATCTAATGTCATTTTTGAGGATAAATCGTGGTTTTACCGATGACCAAGTTAGCAATTTAGCTAATTATTGTTATATAATCATGGCTATTGTTACTTTATGTTCTGGCTATTTATCTGATGTAATTGGTCGAAAGAAAATTTTTGTGATTAATTTACTGGTAATTATTTTAGTTATCCCTTTTTTGATGAATGTAATTGAAACTGGAGAATTTTGTTTTATAATTATATCTCAAATCGTATTATCAATTTTAGCTGCTTGTTATATTGGTCCTGAACCTGCACTGCAAGCTGAATTTTATCCAACCAATATCAGAAATACTGCTTTATCATTGTCTTATAATACAGCAACCAGTATTTTTGGTGGTACAACACCTTTAATACTAGAATATCTTGTACAAAAAACTGGTACTATTACTTCATCTATTTATTATGTAATTGCTTGTGCTATTTCAAGCCTAATAGCTCTTTGTTTTTATAAGGATCGTTCAAGAGGGTAA
- a CDS encoding bifunctional 5,10-methylenetetrahydrofolate dehydrogenase/5,10-methenyltetrahydrofolate cyclohydrolase: MNERSNIINGKYVAEQILSKLRAEINLIKEQHKLVPTLAIILVGDNPASSIYVRNKIKAAGAIGMNALQINLPNEIDIDHMLHEISMLNNDSNISGIIVQLPLPEHINKNLILSAIDPSKDVDGFHPINVGYLHSNSGNGFIPCTALGCIDLLKQVEPNLAGKNAVVIGRSNIVGKPLSALLLREDCTVTICHSRTQNLSSITSRTDIVISAIGSPLTLTKEYFSPNSIVIDVGISKLPNSDKMVGDIDFTNVVDKVRYITPVPGGVGPMTVAYLLKNTLKAAKQNITHINPNS, encoded by the coding sequence GTGAATGAACGTAGTAATATAATCAATGGCAAATATGTTGCAGAACAAATATTATCTAAGTTAAGGGCAGAGATTAATTTAATCAAGGAACAACACAAGTTAGTACCAACCCTTGCTATTATACTAGTGGGTGATAACCCAGCTAGTAGTATATATGTAAGAAATAAGATCAAAGCAGCAGGAGCAATTGGTATGAACGCCTTGCAAATAAATTTGCCCAATGAAATTGATATTGACCATATGCTGCATGAAATCAGTATGCTCAACAATGATTCAAATATTTCTGGAATTATCGTACAACTTCCTCTACCTGAACATATCAATAAAAATTTAATCTTATCTGCCATCGATCCTAGCAAAGATGTCGATGGTTTCCATCCTATAAATGTTGGTTATCTACATAGTAACTCAGGCAATGGCTTTATACCTTGCACGGCTCTTGGTTGCATTGATTTACTTAAACAAGTTGAACCAAATTTAGCTGGAAAAAATGCTGTAGTTATAGGGCGTTCTAATATTGTAGGTAAACCATTATCAGCTTTATTACTTAGAGAAGATTGTACTGTGACTATATGCCATTCAAGAACTCAAAATTTAAGTTCTATAACTTCCCGTACTGATATAGTAATATCTGCTATTGGATCTCCTTTAACACTAACAAAAGAATATTTCAGTCCTAACTCTATAGTTATTGATGTTGGTATTAGTAAACTTCCTAATAGCGACAAGATGGTAGGAGACATTGATTTTACCAATGTTGTTGATAAAGTGAGATATATAACCCCAGTTCCAGGCGGTGTTGGACCAATGACTGTCGCTTATTTGTTAAAGAATACACTTAAAGCAGCGAAACAAAATATAACACATATTAACCCCAATTCGTGA
- a CDS encoding cell cycle transcriptional regulator TrcR, which produces MSSQQKLPILPRATAIWLIDNTALTFKQIADFCGIHEFEIKGIADGEVSQGIMGLDPIAGGQLTQEEIMRCTKDPSSSLRLFVSSAYDLVSTKKKQQSRYTPIARRQDKPDAIYWLLKNCPEILDNQIIKLIGTTKSTIEAIRDRSHWNMKNIRPRDPVLLGICSQVELDKSIEQAQLLSKQEKTAK; this is translated from the coding sequence ATGAGTTCACAACAAAAATTACCCATACTGCCTAGAGCAACTGCTATTTGGTTGATTGATAATACTGCTTTAACGTTTAAGCAGATAGCTGATTTTTGTGGGATTCATGAGTTTGAAATTAAAGGCATTGCTGATGGTGAAGTGTCCCAAGGTATTATGGGGCTAGATCCTATTGCTGGAGGACAATTAACTCAAGAAGAAATAATGCGTTGCACGAAAGATCCAAGTAGTAGTTTAAGACTTTTTGTGAGTAGTGCCTATGATTTGGTAAGTACAAAGAAAAAACAACAATCTAGATATACTCCTATTGCTAGACGTCAGGATAAACCAGACGCGATATATTGGTTACTTAAAAATTGTCCAGAAATTTTAGATAATCAAATTATAAAACTCATTGGTACTACTAAGTCAACCATAGAAGCTATCCGTGATCGTAGTCACTGGAACATGAAAAACATTCGCCCACGTGATCCAGTTTTACTTGGAATTTGTAGTCAAGTGGAATTAGACAAGAGTATTGAGCAAGCACAGCTTTTATCTAAGCAAGAAAAAACTGCTAAATAA
- a CDS encoding type II toxin-antitoxin system YoeB family toxin — translation MKNNPRPISSEKLVGNLKGCYSLRINIKHRLIYEIFEDEKTVLIISLSGHYE, via the coding sequence ATTAAAAATAATCCAAGACCTATCAGCAGTGAAAAACTCGTAGGCAACTTAAAAGGTTGCTATTCTCTAAGAATTAATATCAAACATAGATTGATATACGAAATTTTTGAAGATGAAAAGACTGTACTAATAATCAGCTTGAGTGGGCATTATGAGTAA
- a CDS encoding DMT family transporter produces the protein MNNKLKTYFVGISWFILSLVSSATNDITAKYLGLRLHSFEVTSFRFFFSALILVPFILYYGKQTLKTNRPFIHIARGVLLFFAMTCWIYGLSIAPVTTATVIGFATPLFTLVLAVFFLNENIIWQRWAATLFGFIGIVITLKPHASDFNPQILIFVLASVAFAMLDIINKKFVVKESMISMLFYSALVTSLVSIPPSIMYWQTPTSSEFILLFTLGAGGSLILFFLLKAFSLVDATATAPYRYLELIISASAGYLVFNEIPENSTLYGALIIIPATLFIIYSEKGNITQNDKATA, from the coding sequence ATGAATAATAAATTAAAAACTTATTTTGTTGGTATTAGTTGGTTTATATTAAGCTTGGTAAGTAGTGCAACTAATGACATAACAGCAAAATATCTTGGACTTAGGCTACATAGTTTTGAGGTGACTAGTTTTCGCTTTTTCTTTAGTGCTTTAATTCTTGTCCCTTTTATTTTATATTATGGGAAACAGACTCTTAAAACTAATCGTCCTTTTATACATATTGCAAGAGGGGTTTTATTGTTTTTTGCAATGACGTGTTGGATTTATGGTCTCAGTATTGCCCCCGTGACTACTGCTACAGTTATTGGTTTTGCTACACCTTTATTTACTCTAGTTCTAGCAGTTTTTTTCTTAAATGAGAATATTATTTGGCAAAGATGGGCAGCAACTTTATTTGGTTTTATTGGTATTGTTATTACCCTAAAACCTCATGCTAGTGACTTTAATCCACAGATATTAATTTTTGTCTTAGCTTCTGTAGCTTTTGCAATGTTAGATATTATCAATAAGAAATTTGTAGTAAAAGAATCAATGATTAGTATGCTATTTTATTCTGCTCTAGTAACATCTTTAGTATCAATACCACCATCAATAATGTATTGGCAAACACCTACCAGTTCAGAATTTATTTTGCTATTTACCTTAGGAGCTGGGGGTAGTTTAATCTTATTTTTCTTATTAAAGGCTTTCTCTCTAGTTGATGCCACTGCCACCGCCCCTTATAGATATTTAGAGTTAATAATTTCAGCATCAGCTGGATATCTTGTGTTTAATGAAATACCTGAAAACAGTACTTTATACGGAGCATTGATAATAATACCTGCAACATTGTTTATAATATATTCTGAGAAAGGAAATATAACACAAAATGATAAAGCTACTGCATGA
- a CDS encoding NAD(P)/FAD-dependent oxidoreductase translates to MHNTDIIIIGAGPVGLFAIFQAGMLGMRCHVIDSQEIIGGQCSQLYPEKPIYDIPAYPKIMAEELIAQLALQAQPFDPVYHLNQQVVQLKKKEGQFQITTSKDILVTAKVIIIAAGCGSFGPNRPPLPNIEAFEGKSVFYFINNRNSFANKEIVIAGGGDSAVDWAISLSEIAKKIYLVHRREKFRAANESIRQLKELANSGKIELVINYQLDHLVGKDGKLEAVNVKDFEGNICTLPANILLPFFGLAQELGLIKNWGLNLKTNHIVVEPSYFETNISGIYAIGDIASYPAKLKLILTGFAEAASSLHHAYGRVFEGKALHFEYSTTKGVHK, encoded by the coding sequence ATGCACAATACTGATATTATAATAATTGGTGCAGGTCCAGTTGGTCTATTTGCTATTTTTCAAGCTGGGATGCTTGGTATGCGTTGCCATGTTATTGACTCCCAAGAGATAATAGGAGGCCAATGCAGCCAACTTTACCCGGAAAAACCTATATATGACATACCAGCATATCCTAAAATTATGGCAGAAGAGTTGATAGCACAATTGGCATTGCAAGCACAACCGTTTGATCCGGTTTATCATCTAAATCAGCAAGTAGTGCAGTTAAAAAAAAAAGAGGGGCAATTCCAAATTACCACTTCTAAAGACATCCTAGTTACTGCTAAGGTTATTATTATAGCTGCTGGATGCGGCTCTTTTGGACCTAACAGACCTCCATTACCTAATATAGAAGCATTTGAGGGAAAATCAGTATTTTATTTTATCAATAACCGCAATAGTTTTGCCAACAAAGAAATTGTAATAGCTGGTGGAGGGGATTCGGCTGTAGACTGGGCAATATCACTCTCTGAAATTGCTAAAAAAATATATTTAGTGCATAGGCGTGAGAAATTTCGGGCGGCGAATGAAAGTATAAGGCAACTCAAAGAACTAGCAAATAGTGGCAAAATTGAGTTAGTAATTAATTATCAACTGGACCATTTAGTAGGAAAAGACGGCAAACTAGAAGCAGTCAACGTCAAAGATTTTGAGGGAAATATTTGTACTTTACCCGCGAATATTTTATTACCATTCTTCGGACTTGCCCAAGAATTGGGCCTCATAAAAAATTGGGGATTAAATCTCAAAACTAATCATATAGTTGTAGAACCTTCATATTTCGAAACAAATATTTCGGGCATTTATGCAATTGGCGATATTGCTAGTTATCCTGCAAAATTAAAATTAATTCTTACTGGTTTTGCCGAAGCAGCTAGCAGCTTACATCACGCCTATGGCAGGGTATTTGAGGGTAAGGCCTTACACTTCGAATATTCAACTACCAAAGGAGTGCATAAATAG
- a CDS encoding FAD-dependent monooxygenase codes for MEKEIVILGCGFSGMLTALSFAKEDIKTTILEYQSINSDNFCTDIRTTALTPASVQFLRDLNVWFEIEKIASKMLDVYVVDNKAPEMLCMSNIKGNDALGYIVKNSEFKKILLANVRKNPLIKVIDQCDYKKVDSKPDHSTIYLDDNKTMNSDLLIVCDGRNSKVRQYYFFNKIERTYNQIALTFDIKHEKDHENCAIEHFMPSGPFAILPLKDQKASSIIWTTGQEQAALLMSLPKEEFEYLVSKNCGNSLGSIALDSTISSFPLKARIASKYFYNKIAVVADSAHTIHPLAGQALNQGIKDIETLTGLVASSGISTGMLERYQKLRQNDNFHMYMITESLNSIFSNHSKPLWYLRRLGLKTIDNIQPIKNLLVEYAMGRR; via the coding sequence ATGGAAAAAGAAATAGTAATATTGGGTTGTGGTTTCAGTGGTATGCTTACGGCATTATCGTTTGCGAAAGAGGATATCAAGACTACCATCCTTGAGTATCAATCGATAAATTCTGATAATTTTTGTACTGATATTAGAACGACCGCTTTAACCCCTGCTTCTGTGCAGTTTCTAAGAGACCTTAATGTATGGTTTGAGATTGAGAAGATAGCTAGCAAAATGTTGGACGTCTATGTTGTTGATAATAAAGCACCAGAGATGTTATGTATGTCAAATATTAAGGGGAATGATGCACTAGGTTATATAGTAAAAAACAGTGAATTTAAGAAAATATTACTAGCAAATGTTAGAAAAAACCCTTTGATTAAGGTAATTGATCAGTGTGATTATAAAAAAGTTGATAGTAAACCTGATCATTCAACCATATATCTAGATGACAATAAGACTATGAATAGTGACTTATTGATTGTTTGTGATGGACGTAATTCTAAAGTTCGTCAATATTATTTTTTTAATAAAATAGAGAGAACCTATAACCAAATCGCCTTGACATTTGATATTAAGCATGAGAAAGATCACGAAAATTGTGCTATTGAACATTTTATGCCATCTGGTCCTTTTGCTATTTTACCTCTCAAGGATCAAAAGGCTTCATCCATAATATGGACTACAGGGCAAGAGCAGGCTGCATTATTGATGAGCTTACCAAAGGAAGAATTTGAGTATTTAGTAAGTAAAAATTGTGGGAATTCTTTAGGGTCTATTGCTTTAGATAGTACTATTAGCTCTTTTCCTTTAAAGGCTCGTATAGCTAGTAAATATTTTTATAATAAAATAGCAGTTGTGGCAGATAGTGCTCATACAATTCATCCTCTAGCTGGTCAGGCTTTGAATCAAGGAATAAAGGATATTGAAACTTTAACGGGGTTAGTGGCTAGTAGTGGTATAAGTACAGGAATGCTAGAACGATATCAAAAATTAAGACAGAATGATAATTTTCATATGTATATGATTACTGAAAGCTTAAATAGTATTTTCTCAAACCATTCAAAACCCTTGTGGTATCTAAGACGTTTGGGGCTTAAAACTATTGATAATATACAGCCTATTAAGAATTTGTTAGTAGAGTATGCCATGGGTCGTAGATAA
- a CDS encoding type II toxin-antitoxin system Phd/YefM family antitoxin, with product MNVQTISVARANLFSLVQEANETHKPVYLKGKHYDAVLLSREDYESLQATLELYSIPGLVKEILKARQEPLDECLNEDDIN from the coding sequence ATGAACGTACAGACAATATCGGTAGCAAGAGCTAATTTATTTAGCCTTGTACAAGAAGCAAACGAAACACATAAACCAGTATATTTAAAAGGTAAGCATTATGACGCAGTGCTATTATCTAGAGAAGACTACGAATCTTTGCAAGCAACATTAGAATTATATTCGATACCTGGATTAGTTAAGGAAATACTAAAAGCTCGGCAAGAACCTTTGGATGAGTGCTTAAATGAAGATGATATAAATTGA
- a CDS encoding OmpW family outer membrane protein, with translation MIKVTKKFGILLLASCVSISSFANSDLTNNDYDADYYENEGNLVFKIRGGGIKSSAKQKGFPKATAASPVSIGNFVENGYGFDASTSIFFASNVAAELSLGFNVLRTKNNSLKNVAYNYGGNPADVGKRKDLYMIPLTVTGQYHIAPFGAIRPYVGVGYHGAYMFSKSKGCTVKNGHGAVLQIGVDLYAKDDTLINLDVRQYFLKTKVDYKNSLIKQPISSKVRFNPLMIAVGIGFRF, from the coding sequence ATGATAAAAGTCACGAAAAAATTTGGAATATTGCTGTTGGCAAGTTGTGTAAGTATCTCTAGCTTTGCTAATTCTGATTTAACTAATAATGACTATGATGCCGATTATTATGAAAATGAAGGTAATCTTGTTTTTAAAATAAGAGGGGGGGGGATAAAATCTAGTGCAAAGCAAAAAGGCTTTCCTAAGGCTACCGCCGCAAGCCCAGTATCGATCGGTAATTTTGTTGAAAATGGTTACGGTTTTGATGCTTCTACATCAATATTCTTTGCTAGTAATGTTGCTGCAGAGTTATCTTTAGGTTTTAATGTATTACGTACTAAAAATAATAGTTTAAAGAATGTGGCTTATAATTATGGTGGTAATCCAGCAGATGTTGGTAAGAGAAAAGATCTTTATATGATTCCCCTGACTGTCACGGGACAATATCATATAGCTCCCTTTGGTGCTATTAGACCTTATGTTGGCGTTGGTTATCATGGAGCTTATATGTTCAGTAAATCTAAAGGATGTACAGTCAAAAATGGTCACGGTGCTGTATTACAGATCGGGGTTGACTTATATGCTAAGGATGATACATTGATTAACTTAGATGTAAGGCAGTATTTTCTTAAGACCAAAGTTGATTATAAAAATAGTTTAATAAAACAACCTATATCATCTAAAGTAAGATTTAATCCGTTAATGATTGCAGTAGGTATTGGTTTTAGGTTTTAG
- a CDS encoding monovalent cation/H+ antiporter complex subunit F, with translation MINFYLVINILFIGLMIYLLIKNVNIFVKLLVLNSLTSIITLFICFLGSFKMNNCYLDIAIIYFLLSFIASGAYLKYFINQSNNVM, from the coding sequence ATGATAAATTTTTATTTAGTTATCAATATTTTGTTCATTGGTTTAATGATCTATTTATTAATTAAAAATGTAAATATTTTTGTCAAACTCTTAGTGCTAAATAGTTTAACTAGTATAATAACCTTATTCATTTGTTTTCTTGGTTCATTTAAAATGAATAATTGTTATCTAGACATTGCTATAATTTATTTTCTCTTAAGTTTTATAGCAAGTGGAGCATATTTAAAGTATTTTATCAATCAATCTAATAATGTGATGTGA